The Chloroflexota bacterium genome contains the following window.
GGAAATGTCGGAGCTCAGATGATCCCGGAAGAACTCTCAACCAATCAGCCCCAAATACCAGCGCGCGCTGCCAGGGCAGTGCGGAGCTATCCTGCAGCGCAAGGCACGGGAAGCCTGTTGTCAAGACTGGCGAGTCGTTTCCCCGGCAGGTTAACTGGCGCGCCTCTTTCAATCAGGAGCAAGATACTGGTTTCCTTCATCATCATCATCTTGCTCATGGTGCTGGTGAACACGGTCTTGCTTGTGCGTGTATGGCAGTACACCCATCAGTACGACCGGATCATCACCAACATCATCACTGCCAACAACATCAATGGCTATATCAAACCTGCCATTGACACCGAAATGTGGAACATTGTAGCGGGGAAAACCACATTTGAAGAGGGTTCTCAATACCAGATCATCGATGAGGTAAACCACAGGGTTGGGGAGATGATAGCCAACTCCGACTCGGATAAGGCTCGCATCAAACTTGAAGTGATTCTGCGCACGATGGATACGCTCACCCACTATGTGGATATGATGGGCACTCAGATCGCGCAGGGCAGCACTGTGGCCGAGAATGAGAATGTACTGGAGAACGTCCGGGGCGTCTCCGACGTAGTAGAAGAGAGCGTGCAGGAGTACATGTTGTTTGAGGTGAACCGGGCCGAACAGAACTACAACCAAACTCAGCAACGGTTTATCCAATGGGCTCTCGTCTTTCTGGTCTTAACCCTTTGTGTGACCGTGTTTTCATTCGTGGCGGCATGGCTCATCTCCCGCAACATCTACGCGCCCATCAAAAAACTGCATGATGTAACCACAACCATCGCCCAAAATGATCTTCAGGTCCTGATGGCCGGCGACAATGCCGATGAAATCACCGAGCTGGGGATGAGCTTTAACATCATGATCGGCAGGATCCGAGAATTGCTCGACGCCAAGGTGAAGGAACAGGAGAACCTGAAGAAGTCGGAGCTCCGCGCCTTGCAGGCCCAGATCAATCCTCATTTTCTTTACAACACTCTGGACACCATTATCTGGATGGCTGAAGCCCGAAAGACGGAGGAAGTGGTTGAGATTGTCGGTGCCCTATCCAGTTTTTTCAGGATATCCTTGAGCAAAGGTGAGGATTGGATTCCCCTGCGGGATGAGATACAGCACGTCCAGAGCTATCTGATAATCCAAAAGATGCGCTATCGGGATATCCTGGATTATTCCATCGAGGTCGATCCAGGTATTCTGGATTGCACCGTGTTAAAACTGATGCTGCAACCATTGGTGGAGAACGCACTGTATCACGGAATCAAAAACCGGCGAGCCGGCGGGCGGATCGTGGTTCGGGGTCGAAGACTTGACGGGGACCAGATTCGGCTGGAGGTAGCCGATGATGGGGCAGGATTTACGAGCTACAAGCTGACCAGGGTGCTTGAAGAGATCGAGGGTGACGGGGAAACAGATGGGCAGCGCGAGAGCGGTTTCGGGTTGGGCAATGTCAACAGGCGGGTCAAGCTATATTACGGCCGGCAATATGGAGTTTCGATAGATAGCGAATATGGTGTGGGCACACGGGCTGCGATTCTGATTCCGGCCAGAACGGCTGCAGCGGAAAATAATTAACCGAAAACCAAAGAAAATTAACTCATTCCTGGCCATTCAGGCAATTCCCCGCATAATTCGATTATTTCCCCCAAATTTCCCATGGAAGTATGCCCGGGAACCTATATAATGCAGGTGGAGATGTTGGGATTTCCTCGAGTGAGATGCCGTTCGGTCTCCGACTCCAAGTCCAACCATTTTTCCATTTTTCCTCGGAAAGGAGCGAGTGACAATGAAGTTCTCAAAAGTCCTGGGTCTGACCCTGGTCCTGGTAGCGATGTTGATCGTTGCGGGGTGTGTTGCCCCTGTGGCACCAGTCTCTGCACCGGCGCCGGCCGAAGATGCGGCCGCTCCGGCTGAATCCGCCGAAAAGACCTATGAAGACCTGATCGTAGGCTTTTCCCAGATCGGCGCTGAAAGTGAATGGCGCACCGCCGAGACCGGCTCCATTAAATCCACCGCCGAAGAGTTGGGTGTAGAGCTGAAATTCTCCGATGCACAGCAGAAGCAGGAGAATCAGATCAAGGCCATTCGCTCGTTTATCGCCCAGGGGGTTGATGTAATTGGTGTGGCCCCGGTTGTGGCCTCTGGCTGGGAAACTGTGTTCCAGGAAGCCAAGGACGCCGGCATTCCGGTGGTTCTGGTGGACCGCGAAGCTGACGTGGCCGACGATCTCTACGCCACCTTTATCGGTTCCGACTTCGTCTGGGAGGGCGAACGGGCCTGCGATATCATGGCCAACTTCCTGGAGGAAAAGGGCAACGTCGTGGAATTGCAGGGCACGGTGGGTGCTTCCGCCGCGACGGATCGTATGACGGGCTTCGCAGCATGCCTGGAAGAGAAATACCCGGAGATGGCGATCATTGCCACCCAGTCGGGTGACTTTACCCGATCCAAGGGCAAGGAGGTCATGGAGGCGTTCCTCAAGACCCATGGTGAAGACATCCAGGGCGTGTATGCGCACAACGATGATATGGCCATAGGCGCGATTCAGGCTATCGAAGAATATGGCCTGAAACCGGGCGAGGACGTCATTCTGGTCTCTATCGATGGTGTGAAGGGAGCCTTTGAGGCGATGGCTGATGGCAAGCTGAACGCCAGTTGCGAGTGCAATCCTCTGCTTGGTCCGCAGTTCTTCGATGCCGCATTGACCCTGGCCAACGGGGGGGAAGTTGCCAAGTGGATCGTCTCGGATGAGTCCGATTACACCATGGATATGGTGACGGACGAGGTACTCGAAAGTCGAAAGTACTAAGTTTTCACCCTGGCCCAGTCCAATCATGTGAGAATGCAACGGATCAAGGGCAGATCGAAGAAGCGGCGCCCGGCGCCGCTTCTTCGGATAGCTCAGCAAGTCCTGGGGGCGGCGGGGGCAGCCCCCCGTCGGTTCCTCTACTACAACAGGTGGGGGTAGCGCATCTCTTCTTGCGCTGCCCCTTCTTCGTAAAGATGGGTACGCATCGAGGCAATGCATCGTATGGCAGAAGCGAACCAACTTCTCACGATGGCAGGTATCAATAAGGCTTTTCCTGGTGTTCAAGCCTTGTCGAAGGTAGATTATACGCTGAGACGGGGTGAAGTACACGCCATCATGGGAGAAAATGGCGCTGGGAAATCAACCCTCATCAAGGTGTTGACCGGCGTCGAGCACCACGATTCCGGGACCATAATACTCGACGGTGAGGAACTCCAGGTCAGGTCTCCGCTCCATGCTCAGGAATTGGGTATAAGCACTGTCTACCAGGAAGTCAACCTTTGTAACAATCTGACCATCGCCGAAAACATCTTTATCGGCCGCGCACCGACTAAACGGGGACGAATCGACTGGCGATCGATGAATCGCCAGGCCGAGGAGATTCTGGCGCGTATGAATATCGATGTGGATGTGACCGAAACGCTGGGTATGTATCCCGTGGCCCTTCAGCAGATGGTAGCCATCGCCCGAGCCCTCGAGATCTCTGCCAAGATCCTGATTCTGGATGAGCCAACATCCAGCCTCGATACCCGTGAAACTGAAAAACTGTTCGAGGTGATGCGCACACTACGAAGGGACCAGATGGGTATCATTTTCATCACCCATTTCATCGATCAGGTTTACGCCGTATCTGATCGGATTACGGTCCTGAGAAATGGCAAGCTGGTTGGCACTTTCGACGCGGCGGCGCTGCCCCGCTTTGAACTGGTGTCAAAGATGATCGGCAGAAACCTGGATGACCTGGACGATGTATCGAAATTGAAGGGGGAAAGCGCAGAACACATCGAAGGCGAAGCGCTGCTAAAAGCCGAGGGGTTTGGACGGATCGGATCGGTAAAACCGATGGATCTGGACCTGCATGCTGGCGAGGTGCTGGGATTCGCCGGCTTGTTGGGGTCGGGGCGGACAGAAACTGCCAATCTATTGTTCGGGATCGAAAAACCTGATAGTGGATCGCTGAAACTTGATGGCGAGGAAATAAAAACCCACTCTCCCCTGAGTTCGATCAAACAGGGCATTGCCTTTTGTCCTGAAGACAGGCAGGCTGATGGTATCGTCGACGAACTGACTGTACGTGAGAACATTGTCCTGGCGATTCAGTCCAGTAGAGGCTGGTTCAGCTACTTAACCCCAAAACGGCAATATTTGATTGCCGATCGGTACATCAAGCTATTGAACATCAGCACACCGAATGCCGATCAACTGGTGAAAAACCTTAGCGGTGGAAACCAGCAGAAGGTCATTTTGGCTCGCTGGCTGGCTACCGATCCCCGAATTCTCATTCTGGATGAGCCCACGCGCGGCATTGATGTAGGCACCAAAGCGGAAATCCAGAAACTGGTACTTGAGTTGGCCGATGAAGGCAAGGCGTGCGTTTTTATCTCATCGGAACTGGAGGAAGTGACCCGCACCAGCCATCGGGTTGCCATCATGCGTGATCGGGAGAAGGTAGCCGAACTGACGGGCGACGAGATAGATGAACGGACGATCATGGAGATTATCGCTGGGAGTTAGTGGCAAATGGTTGACTCGACCTCAATGTGGACGCGAATTCGCTCTCACCATCTGTTTTGGCCCCTGATGGCATTAGCACTCATCATGCTATTCAATCTGATTTTCACCCCGGGCTTTTTCAAGCTGGAGATCAAGGATGGCCACCTCTTTGGCAGCCTGATCGATATATTAAACCGGGGCGCACCGCTCATGCTGCTGGCGATCGGCATGACGATGGTCATCGCCACGGCGGGTGTCGATCTTTCGGTCGGTGCGGTGATCGCCATCTGTGCTGCCGTCGCTGCCAGGCTTATCGGCAATGAAACCGGTATCACGGCCACACCGCTTATCCTGGTAATATTGATTTCTTTAGGGGTCGCCATCCTGTGTGGGATATGGAATGGGCTGTTGGTTTCCCGAGGAAACATCCAGCCCATGGTAGCTACGTTGGTGCTGATGGTGGCTGGCCGAGGCATTGCGCAACTCATCACCGATGGGCAGATCCTTACCATTTACTACGAGCCCTATTACTTTATCGGGGGCGGTTACCTCTTTGGCCTGCCCTTTTCGCTTTACATTGTGGCAGGCGTATTTCTCTTCGCCTGGCTGCTGAGCAAACGAACGGCCATCGGGCTATTTGTGGAATCGGTGGGCACCAACGACAGCTCGAGTTTCTACAGTGGGATCAGTGAAAAGAACATCAAGTTATTTGTCTATGTTTTCTGCGCGTTGTGTGCCGGCATCGCAGGGCTTGTGATCAGCTCAAATATCAAGAGCGCCGATGCCAACAACGCCGGCTTATTGGCAGAACTAGACGCCATCCTGGCTGTGGTGATTGGTGGCACGTTGATGTCGGGGGGCAGGTTTTATCTGGGCGGCAGCGTGATAGGCGCCATCATTGTTCAGAGTATGACCACTACCATTTATGCTCTGGGAGTCCCCGCAGAAGTCGCGTACGTCGTCAAAGCATTGGTTGTGCTTGTGGTGGTATTGCTCTATTCGGAGATGGTCAAGGTTGCGATGGATCGAATCTTCACACGAAAAGAAACGCAAACATGATCGAGAAGCTTCAGGTCAACCGTAAGTTTTTGCCCCTCATTATTGCGATGTCGCTTTTTGTGCTGGTCTACGCCTTTGGCATGATCCAGTACAAGGGATTCTCCTCACCACAGGTATTCCTGAATATTCTGATCGACAATGCCTTCCTGTTCATTACCTGTATCGGCATGACGTTTGTCATCCTGTCGGAAGGTATCGATCTCTCGGTAGGGGCGGTGATCGCATTGACGACCGTGGTTTCGGCCTATATGGTAGAAAAGATGGCCATTCACCCATTCATCGCTATCCCCTCTGTTCTTTTGATGGGCACGTTGATGGGGCTGGTCATGGGCAGCATCATCTATTTCTTCAAGGTGCAGCCCTTCATTGTCACGCTGGCAGGGCTCTTTTTCGCCAGAGGAATGTGTTTCGTGATCAGTACCGAAGCTATCACGATCAGCCATCCGTTCTATCGGGCGGTGTCGTTGTACAGGATTTACCTGCCCGGTGGTTATTTTATCTCCGTCAGCGTGGTGATCTTTCTTGTGGTACTTGTTGTTGCCCTGTATCTGGCCCACCTGAGCAATTTCGGGCGCGCGGTTTACGCCATTGGCGGTAACGAACACTCTGCAAGACTGATGGGGTTGCCGGTTGGGCGCACCAAGATACTTGTTTACACGCAGAATGGATTTCTTTCGGCGTTGGCCGGGGTCGTTTTCAGCCTGTACACGCTTTCTGGCTACGGGTGGTACGTCAATGGCCTTGAGTTGGACGCTATTGCTGGTGTGGTTATCGGCGGTACCCTGTTGACGGGGGGAGTCGGGTACGTGATCGGTTCCGTGTTTGGTGTGCTCATTATGGGATTGATCCAGACCATCGTGATATTCCAGGGGACATTAAACTCCTGGTGGACGCGCATTGTGGTGGGGCTGCTGACGTTGTTCTTTATCCTGATCCAGGGTGCTCTGGTGTCGGGCAAACGGAAACGCCTTAGCGTCGCCAGGATTGAAGAGTCGTGGGAGGAGCAGGAGGACGAGCTGGGGGCCGACCCGACAAAAAACCTGGTGGCTGACAGTTGAGCGATCAAGGGTTACACATGTCGAGGTTAACAACTGTAGTTGAACTGTCCCGTATTGAAATTGGTTGGTTGCGCACCTGCGGCCCTTGCATCCCGCCGCCAACAAAGGATCAACCTTGAACCCATCCAGCCCCGAGATTGCCAAAGTCATCGTCATTGGCGGAGGATTCGCCGGCCTCAACGTGGTGAAGGGGTTGAAAAAGGCGCCGGTGGATATCACGCTGGTGGACCGGCGCAACCACCACGTCTTCCAGCCGCTGCTCTACCAGGTGGCCACGGCCGAACTGGAGCCGGCCAGCATTGGCGCACCGATCCGCAGTATACTAAGCGAGCAGCAAAACGCCACGGTGGGGCTGGCCGAGGTGCAGGGTGTCGATCTGGCCCGTAAGGTGATCCTGCTGCCGCGCGGCGAAATTGCCTACGATTATCTGGTGATCGCCACCGGTGTGCAGCAGTCTTATTTCGGCCACGACGAATACCGGCCGCTGGCGCCCGGCCTGAAGACCATGGACGACGCCCTGGAGATCCGCCGGCGTTTGCTGCTGGCCTTCGAGGCTGCCGAGTGGGAGGGGGATGCAGCGGCGCGACGGGCCAAGCTGACCTTTGTGATCGTGGGCGGTGGCCCGACGGGTGTCGAACTGTCGGGGGCCATCATGGATGTGGCTACCCGCTCGTTGCCCAAGGAATTCCGCCACATCGACACCACAACCGCCCGCGTGATCCTGGTGCAGGGCGCCGAGCGGTTATTGCCGGCTATGCCGGAGGACCTGAGCGCAAAGGTGTGGCGCGATCTGGAAGCCGCGGGCGTCGAGGTTCGCCTGCACAGCTATGTCACTGAGGTGACCGAAGATGGTGTCAGGGTGGGTGACGAGCACATCGCAGCCAGCAACGTCTTCTGGGCTGCGGGGGTGCGTGGACAACTGCTGGCCGAGACCCTGGGCGTGGAGCTGGACCGCGCCGGCCGCGTTGTGGTTGGTCCCGATCTGTCTATTGTCGGGTACCCCGAGGTGTTCGTCATAGGCGATGCGGC
Protein-coding sequences here:
- a CDS encoding sensor histidine kinase; protein product: MIPEELSTNQPQIPARAARAVRSYPAAQGTGSLLSRLASRFPGRLTGAPLSIRSKILVSFIIIILLMVLVNTVLLVRVWQYTHQYDRIITNIITANNINGYIKPAIDTEMWNIVAGKTTFEEGSQYQIIDEVNHRVGEMIANSDSDKARIKLEVILRTMDTLTHYVDMMGTQIAQGSTVAENENVLENVRGVSDVVEESVQEYMLFEVNRAEQNYNQTQQRFIQWALVFLVLTLCVTVFSFVAAWLISRNIYAPIKKLHDVTTTIAQNDLQVLMAGDNADEITELGMSFNIMIGRIRELLDAKVKEQENLKKSELRALQAQINPHFLYNTLDTIIWMAEARKTEEVVEIVGALSSFFRISLSKGEDWIPLRDEIQHVQSYLIIQKMRYRDILDYSIEVDPGILDCTVLKLMLQPLVENALYHGIKNRRAGGRIVVRGRRLDGDQIRLEVADDGAGFTSYKLTRVLEEIEGDGETDGQRESGFGLGNVNRRVKLYYGRQYGVSIDSEYGVGTRAAILIPARTAAAENN
- a CDS encoding ABC transporter permease; translation: MVDSTSMWTRIRSHHLFWPLMALALIMLFNLIFTPGFFKLEIKDGHLFGSLIDILNRGAPLMLLAIGMTMVIATAGVDLSVGAVIAICAAVAARLIGNETGITATPLILVILISLGVAILCGIWNGLLVSRGNIQPMVATLVLMVAGRGIAQLITDGQILTIYYEPYYFIGGGYLFGLPFSLYIVAGVFLFAWLLSKRTAIGLFVESVGTNDSSSFYSGISEKNIKLFVYVFCALCAGIAGLVISSNIKSADANNAGLLAELDAILAVVIGGTLMSGGRFYLGGSVIGAIIVQSMTTTIYALGVPAEVAYVVKALVVLVVVLLYSEMVKVAMDRIFTRKETQT
- a CDS encoding sugar ABC transporter ATP-binding protein, yielding MAEANQLLTMAGINKAFPGVQALSKVDYTLRRGEVHAIMGENGAGKSTLIKVLTGVEHHDSGTIILDGEELQVRSPLHAQELGISTVYQEVNLCNNLTIAENIFIGRAPTKRGRIDWRSMNRQAEEILARMNIDVDVTETLGMYPVALQQMVAIARALEISAKILILDEPTSSLDTRETEKLFEVMRTLRRDQMGIIFITHFIDQVYAVSDRITVLRNGKLVGTFDAAALPRFELVSKMIGRNLDDLDDVSKLKGESAEHIEGEALLKAEGFGRIGSVKPMDLDLHAGEVLGFAGLLGSGRTETANLLFGIEKPDSGSLKLDGEEIKTHSPLSSIKQGIAFCPEDRQADGIVDELTVRENIVLAIQSSRGWFSYLTPKRQYLIADRYIKLLNISTPNADQLVKNLSGGNQQKVILARWLATDPRILILDEPTRGIDVGTKAEIQKLVLELADEGKACVFISSELEEVTRTSHRVAIMRDREKVAELTGDEIDERTIMEIIAGS
- a CDS encoding NAD(P)/FAD-dependent oxidoreductase; this encodes MNPSSPEIAKVIVIGGGFAGLNVVKGLKKAPVDITLVDRRNHHVFQPLLYQVATAELEPASIGAPIRSILSEQQNATVGLAEVQGVDLARKVILLPRGEIAYDYLVIATGVQQSYFGHDEYRPLAPGLKTMDDALEIRRRLLLAFEAAEWEGDAAARRAKLTFVIVGGGPTGVELSGAIMDVATRSLPKEFRHIDTTTARVILVQGAERLLPAMPEDLSAKVWRDLEAAGVEVRLHSYVTEVTEDGVRVGDEHIAASNVFWAAGVRGQLLAETLGVELDRAGRVVVGPDLSIVGYPEVFVIGDAAHAIDAKTGEPVPGVAQGAIQTGKFVAEIIGRDLRGVAPAERPAFSYFDKGSMAMVGRGKAVASVGRLHLSGFLGWMSWIFLHVMFLVGFRRKFVTMTEWVRSYLFGQRYARLIMGDQQLDVKDVVKGTLTED
- a CDS encoding ABC transporter substrate-binding protein, with the translated sequence MKFSKVLGLTLVLVAMLIVAGCVAPVAPVSAPAPAEDAAAPAESAEKTYEDLIVGFSQIGAESEWRTAETGSIKSTAEELGVELKFSDAQQKQENQIKAIRSFIAQGVDVIGVAPVVASGWETVFQEAKDAGIPVVLVDREADVADDLYATFIGSDFVWEGERACDIMANFLEEKGNVVELQGTVGASAATDRMTGFAACLEEKYPEMAIIATQSGDFTRSKGKEVMEAFLKTHGEDIQGVYAHNDDMAIGAIQAIEEYGLKPGEDVILVSIDGVKGAFEAMADGKLNASCECNPLLGPQFFDAALTLANGGEVAKWIVSDESDYTMDMVTDEVLESRKY
- the yjfF gene encoding galactofuranose ABC transporter, permease protein YjfF → MEKLQVNRKFLPLIIAMSLFVLVYAFGMIQYKGFSSPQVFLNILIDNAFLFITCIGMTFVILSEGIDLSVGAVIALTTVVSAYMVEKMAIHPFIAIPSVLLMGTLMGLVMGSIIYFFKVQPFIVTLAGLFFARGMCFVISTEAITISHPFYRAVSLYRIYLPGGYFISVSVVIFLVVLVVALYLAHLSNFGRAVYAIGGNEHSARLMGLPVGRTKILVYTQNGFLSALAGVVFSLYTLSGYGWYVNGLELDAIAGVVIGGTLLTGGVGYVIGSVFGVLIMGLIQTIVIFQGTLNSWWTRIVVGLLTLFFILIQGALVSGKRKRLSVARIEESWEEQEDELGADPTKNLVADS